From Methylobacterium radiodurans, a single genomic window includes:
- the rpsN gene encoding 30S ribosomal protein S14, with protein MAKKSSVEKNNRRKALVARFAEKRKALLAIANNESLEMEERFEARLKLAELPRNSSAVRIRNRCEMTGRPRAVYRKMGISRVALRELGNRGLIPGLVKSSW; from the coding sequence ATGGCTAAGAAGAGCTCAGTCGAGAAGAACAACCGCCGCAAGGCCCTGGTCGCGCGCTTCGCCGAGAAGCGCAAGGCCCTCCTTGCCATCGCCAATAACGAGAGCCTCGAGATGGAGGAGCGCTTCGAGGCGCGCCTCAAGCTCGCGGAGCTGCCGCGCAACTCGTCGGCCGTGCGCATCCGCAACCGTTGCGAGATGACCGGACGCCCGCGCGCCGTCTACCGCAAGATGGGCATCTCGCGCGTGGCGCTGCGCGAGCTCGGCAACCGGGGCCTGATCCCGGGTCTCGTCAAGTCGAGCTGGTAA
- the rplB gene encoding 50S ribosomal protein L2 → MALKTFKPVTPSLRQLVLVDRRELYKGKPVKALTVGKISTGGRNNLGRVTVRFRGGGHKRSLRLVDFKRREQLNVTATVERIEYDPNRTAFIALISFPDGKQSYILAPQRLSAGDKVVAGESVDIKPGNAGPIGNMPVGTIVHNVELKIGKGGAIARSAGNYAQIVGRDQGYVTLRLNSGEQRLVHGQCFASVGAVSNPDHMNISLGKAGRNRWLGKRPHNRGVAMNPVDHPHGGGEGRTSGGRNPVTPWGVPTKGKKTRSNKRTDVFILSSRHNRKK, encoded by the coding sequence ATGGCCTTGAAGACATTCAAACCGGTCACGCCGAGCCTGCGCCAGCTCGTGCTGGTCGACCGCCGTGAGCTCTACAAGGGCAAGCCGGTGAAGGCGCTGACGGTCGGCAAGATCTCGACCGGCGGCCGCAACAACCTCGGCCGCGTGACCGTCCGCTTCCGCGGCGGCGGTCACAAGCGGTCGCTCCGCCTGGTCGATTTCAAGCGGCGCGAGCAGCTCAACGTGACGGCGACGGTCGAGCGGATCGAGTACGATCCGAACCGCACCGCCTTCATCGCGCTGATCAGCTTCCCCGACGGCAAGCAGAGCTACATCCTGGCTCCGCAGCGCCTCTCGGCGGGCGACAAGGTGGTGGCCGGCGAGAGCGTCGACATCAAGCCGGGCAATGCCGGCCCGATCGGCAACATGCCGGTGGGCACGATCGTGCACAACGTCGAGCTGAAGATCGGCAAGGGCGGCGCGATCGCGCGGTCTGCCGGCAACTACGCGCAGATCGTCGGGCGCGACCAGGGCTACGTGACCCTGCGTCTCAACTCCGGCGAGCAGCGCCTGGTCCACGGCCAATGCTTCGCCAGCGTCGGCGCGGTCTCGAACCCGGACCACATGAACATCTCGCTCGGCAAGGCCGGGCGCAACCGGTGGCTCGGCAAGCGCCCGCACAACCGCGGCGTGGCGATGAACCCGGTCGACCACCCGCACGGCGGCGGCGAGGGTCGCACCTCGGGCGGCCGTAACCCGGTCACGCCGTGGGGCGTGCCGACGAAGGGGAAGAAGACCCGTTCCAACAAGCGGACCGACGTCTTCATCCTGTCCAGCCGCCACAACCGCAAGAAGTAA
- the rpsC gene encoding 30S ribosomal protein S3: protein MGQKVNPIGLRLGINRTWDSRWFAQKGEYAKLMHEDVAIRAALMKQLKQAAVSKIVIERPHRKCRVTIHSGRPGVVIGKKGADIEKLRKLVGTMTKADVTINIVEVRKPEIDATLVADSIAQQLERRVAFRRAMKRAVQSAMRLGAEGIRITCSGRLGGAEIARTEWYREGRVPLHTLRADVDYGTATAFTTYGTCGIKVWVFKGEILEHDPMAQDKKAQEEGGRSGGRRERDGEGRGDRGDRGDRGRREPAHA, encoded by the coding sequence ATGGGTCAGAAAGTCAACCCGATCGGTCTCCGGCTCGGCATCAACCGGACCTGGGACTCCCGCTGGTTCGCTCAGAAGGGCGAGTACGCCAAGCTCATGCACGAGGACGTCGCGATCCGCGCCGCCCTCATGAAGCAGCTCAAGCAGGCCGCGGTCTCCAAGATCGTGATCGAGCGCCCGCACCGGAAGTGCCGCGTCACCATCCACTCGGGCCGTCCGGGCGTGGTGATCGGCAAGAAGGGCGCGGACATCGAGAAGCTGCGCAAGCTCGTCGGCACGATGACCAAGGCCGACGTGACCATCAACATCGTCGAGGTGCGCAAGCCCGAGATCGACGCCACGCTCGTGGCCGACTCGATCGCCCAGCAGCTCGAGCGCCGCGTCGCCTTCCGTCGCGCCATGAAGCGTGCTGTGCAGTCGGCGATGCGTCTGGGTGCCGAGGGCATCCGCATCACCTGCTCGGGCCGCCTCGGCGGCGCCGAGATCGCGCGCACCGAGTGGTACCGCGAGGGCCGCGTTCCCCTGCACACCCTGCGGGCGGACGTGGACTACGGTACCGCCACGGCGTTCACCACCTACGGGACCTGCGGCATCAAGGTCTGGGTGTTCAAGGGCGAGATCCTCGAGCACGACCCGATGGCCCAGGACAAGAAGGCTCAGGAAGAGGGTGGTCGTTCCGGCGGCCGTCGTGAGCGTGACGGCGAAGGCCGCGGCGATCGGGGTGATCGCGGCGACCGCGGCCGTCGCGAGCCGGCCCACGCGTGA
- the rplO gene encoding 50S ribosomal protein L15 translates to MKLNEIRDNEGATKNRMRVGRGIGSGKGKTAGRGVKGQKARTGVSIKGFEGGQMPLHRRLPKRGFTNIHAHDLNEVNLGRVQEAVDAGRLDASAPVTVEALVAAGILSRPRDGVKLLGVGELTTKLSFEVTRASKSAIEAVEKAGGSVTVAYAAGVAHRGTASAEA, encoded by the coding sequence ATGAAACTCAACGAGATCCGCGACAACGAAGGCGCAACCAAGAACCGGATGCGCGTCGGCCGGGGCATCGGCTCCGGCAAGGGCAAGACCGCGGGACGCGGCGTGAAGGGTCAGAAGGCCCGCACCGGCGTGTCCATCAAGGGCTTCGAGGGCGGCCAGATGCCGCTGCATCGTCGCCTGCCGAAGCGCGGCTTCACCAACATCCACGCCCACGACCTGAACGAGGTGAACCTCGGCCGGGTGCAGGAGGCGGTGGATGCGGGCCGGCTCGACGCCTCGGCGCCCGTCACCGTCGAGGCGCTGGTCGCCGCCGGCATCCTCTCCCGTCCCCGCGACGGCGTGAAGCTGCTGGGCGTCGGCGAGCTGACCACGAAGCTCAGCTTCGAGGTCACCCGCGCGTCGAAGTCGGCGATCGAGGCCGTCGAGAAGGCCGGCGGCAGCGTCACCGTCGCCTACGCGGCTGGCGTCGCCCACCGCGGCACGGCATCCGCCGAGGCCTGA
- the rpsH gene encoding 30S ribosomal protein S8 encodes MVNDPVGDMLTRIRNGQQRRRNVVQTPGSRLRASVLDVLKSEGYIRDYAVSDLGNGRTEFAIELKYYDGKPVIRSIQRVSKPGRRVYSSVGELPRVADGLGVTIVSTPQGVMADHVARERNVGGEVLCKVF; translated from the coding sequence ATGGTCAACGATCCCGTGGGCGATATGCTCACCCGCATCCGCAACGGCCAGCAGCGCCGTCGCAACGTCGTGCAGACCCCCGGCTCGCGCCTGCGCGCCTCGGTGCTCGACGTCCTGAAGTCCGAGGGCTACATCCGCGACTACGCGGTGTCGGACCTCGGCAACGGCCGCACCGAGTTCGCGATCGAGCTGAAGTACTACGACGGCAAGCCCGTCATCCGCTCGATCCAGCGCGTGTCGAAGCCCGGCCGCCGGGTCTACTCGTCGGTCGGCGAGCTGCCGCGCGTCGCCGACGGCCTCGGCGTCACCATCGTGTCCACCCCGCAGGGCGTCATGGCCGACCACGTTGCGCGCGAGCGCAACGTCGGCGGCGAGGTGCTCTGCAAGGTGTTCTGA
- the rpsE gene encoding 30S ribosomal protein S5, protein MAREREGGGRGRREDREERDSEFVDKLVHINRVAKVVKGGRRFGFAALVVVGDQKGRVGFGHGKAREVPEAIRKATEAAKRGLIRVSLREGRTLHHDVNGRHGAGKVILRAAPQGTGIIAGGPMRAVFETLGMQDVVAKSLGSSNPYNLVRATFEALKNEDSPRSVAARRGLKVSALQSRRRDADPNDQSEAAVA, encoded by the coding sequence ATGGCACGTGAACGTGAGGGCGGGGGCCGCGGCCGCCGCGAGGATCGCGAGGAGCGCGACAGCGAGTTCGTGGACAAGCTCGTCCACATCAACCGCGTCGCCAAGGTGGTGAAGGGCGGCCGTCGCTTCGGCTTCGCGGCCCTCGTCGTCGTCGGCGATCAGAAGGGCCGGGTCGGTTTCGGCCACGGCAAGGCGCGCGAGGTGCCCGAGGCCATCCGCAAGGCGACGGAAGCCGCCAAGCGCGGCCTGATCCGCGTCAGCTTGCGCGAGGGCCGGACCCTGCACCACGACGTCAACGGCCGTCACGGCGCCGGCAAGGTGATCCTCCGCGCGGCCCCGCAGGGCACCGGCATCATCGCGGGCGGCCCGATGCGCGCCGTCTTCGAGACGCTCGGCATGCAGGACGTGGTGGCCAAGAGCCTCGGCTCCTCGAACCCCTACAACCTCGTGCGCGCCACCTTCGAGGCGCTCAAGAACGAGGACAGCCCGCGCTCCGTCGCGGCCCGCCGCGGTCTCAAGGTGTCGGCCCTCCAGAGCCGCCGCCGCGATGCCGATCCGAACGATCAGTCCGAAGCGGCTGTGGCGTAA
- the rplN gene encoding 50S ribosomal protein L14 — MIQMQTNLDVADNSGARRVMCIKVLGGSKRKYAGVGDVIVVSVKEAIPRGRVKKGDVMKAVVVRTAKDVKRADGSVIRFDKNAAVLINNQKEPIGTRIFGPVPRELRARNHMKIISLAPEVL; from the coding sequence GTGATCCAGATGCAGACGAATCTGGACGTCGCCGACAACTCGGGTGCACGCCGCGTGATGTGCATCAAGGTGCTCGGCGGGTCGAAGCGCAAGTACGCGGGCGTCGGCGACGTGATCGTCGTCTCCGTCAAGGAGGCGATCCCGCGCGGTCGCGTGAAGAAGGGCGACGTCATGAAGGCGGTCGTCGTGCGCACGGCCAAGGACGTGAAGCGCGCCGACGGCTCGGTCATCCGCTTCGACAAGAACGCCGCCGTTCTGATCAACAATCAGAAGGAGCCGATCGGCACCCGCATCTTCGGGCCCGTGCCGCGCGAGCTGCGCGCGCGCAACCACATGAAGATCATCTCGCTCGCTCCTGAGGTGCTGTGA
- the rplD gene encoding 50S ribosomal protein L4, protein MKLDITTLDGAGAGSVELNDDIFGLEPRADLLQRMVRYQLAKRRAGTHAVQNRSDVNRTRKKAYKQKGTGNARHGAASAPQFRGGGRAFGPVVRDHAHDLPKKVRALALRHALSAKAKASTLIVVDDIKIDDHKTKGLVERFGKLGLANALIIGGAEVDVNFGRAARAIPQIDVLPVQGINVYDILRRDTLVLTKAAVDALEERFK, encoded by the coding sequence ATGAAGCTTGATATCACCACGCTCGACGGTGCCGGAGCCGGCTCGGTCGAGTTGAACGACGACATCTTCGGCCTCGAGCCCCGCGCCGACCTGCTGCAGCGTATGGTGCGCTACCAGCTGGCCAAGCGCCGGGCCGGCACCCACGCCGTGCAGAACCGCTCGGACGTGAACCGGACCCGCAAGAAGGCCTACAAGCAGAAGGGCACCGGCAACGCCCGCCACGGCGCGGCCAGCGCCCCGCAGTTCCGCGGCGGCGGCCGGGCCTTCGGCCCGGTGGTGCGCGACCACGCCCACGACCTTCCCAAGAAGGTCCGGGCGCTCGCTCTGCGCCACGCCCTCTCGGCCAAGGCCAAGGCCTCGACGCTCATCGTCGTCGACGACATCAAGATCGACGACCACAAGACCAAGGGTCTGGTCGAGCGCTTCGGCAAGCTCGGTCTCGCCAACGCGCTGATCATCGGCGGTGCCGAGGTCGACGTGAACTTCGGCCGGGCCGCCCGCGCCATCCCGCAGATCGACGTGCTGCCGGTCCAGGGCATCAACGTCTACGACATCCTGCGCCGCGACACCCTCGTTCTGACGAAGGCGGCTGTCGACGCCCTCGAGGAGCGCTTCAAATGA
- the rpsS gene encoding 30S ribosomal protein S19: MARSIWKGPFVDGYLFKKAEAARGSSRNEVIKIWSRRSTILPQFVGLTFGVHNGQKHIPVYVTEEMVGHKFGEFSPTRTFPGHAADKKAKRR; this comes from the coding sequence ATGGCACGTTCGATCTGGAAGGGGCCGTTCGTCGACGGCTACCTCTTCAAGAAGGCCGAGGCGGCTCGGGGCTCGAGCCGCAACGAGGTCATCAAGATCTGGAGCCGCCGCTCCACGATCCTCCCGCAGTTCGTCGGGCTCACCTTCGGTGTGCACAACGGGCAGAAGCACATCCCGGTCTACGTCACCGAGGAGATGGTCGGGCACAAGTTCGGCGAGTTCTCGCCGACCCGCACCTTCCCGGGCCACGCGGCCGACAAGAAGGCGAAGAGGCGCTGA
- the rplC gene encoding 50S ribosomal protein L3 yields the protein MRSGVIAQKVGMTRVFTEAGEHVPVTVLKIDQCQVVAHRTTEKDGYVALQVGVGKAKVKNVSAAERGRFAVAKVEPKKKLAEFRVTEDALIPVGAEITADHFIPGQFVDVTGTTTGKGFAGGMKRWNFGGLRATHGVSISHRSIGSTGGRQDPGKTFKNKKMPGHLGVERVTTQNLRVVRTDPERGLILVEGAVPGVAGGWIQIRDSVKRKAPADLPLPGKFRENGSAQAPEAAPAEENA from the coding sequence ATGCGCTCAGGCGTCATCGCACAGAAGGTCGGCATGACCCGGGTCTTCACGGAGGCCGGCGAGCATGTGCCGGTTACCGTGCTCAAGATCGATCAATGCCAGGTGGTCGCGCACCGCACCACCGAGAAGGACGGCTACGTCGCGCTGCAGGTCGGCGTCGGCAAGGCCAAGGTAAAGAACGTCTCCGCCGCCGAGCGCGGCCGCTTCGCGGTCGCCAAGGTGGAGCCGAAGAAGAAGCTCGCCGAGTTCCGCGTCACCGAGGACGCGCTGATCCCGGTCGGTGCCGAGATCACCGCGGACCACTTCATCCCCGGCCAGTTCGTGGATGTCACCGGCACCACCACCGGTAAGGGCTTCGCGGGCGGCATGAAGCGCTGGAACTTCGGCGGTCTGCGCGCCACGCACGGCGTGTCGATCTCGCACCGCTCGATCGGTTCGACCGGCGGCCGTCAGGATCCGGGCAAGACCTTCAAGAACAAGAAGATGCCGGGTCACCTCGGCGTCGAGCGGGTCACCACGCAGAACCTGCGCGTCGTACGCACGGATCCCGAGCGTGGCCTGATCCTGGTCGAGGGCGCCGTCCCGGGCGTCGCCGGCGGCTGGATCCAGATCCGCGATTCGGTGAAGCGCAAGGCGCCCGCCGACCTGCCGCTGCCGGGCAAGTTCCGTGAGAACGGCTCCGCCCAGGCTCCCGAAGCCGCTCCCGCCGAGGAGAACGCGTGA
- the rplE gene encoding 50S ribosomal protein L5 — protein MAEADKNAYTPRLRKHYDEVVRQKLIEQFGYKNPMQVPQIEKIVINMGVGESTADSKKATVAAGDLALIAGQKPVITRARKAIATFKVREGMPIGCKVTLRKQRMYEFMDRLITIALPRVRDFRGLNPRSFDGRGNYALGLKEHLVFPEISYDKAEQMWGMDIVVATSAKTDEEAKALLAAFKFPFRQ, from the coding sequence ATGGCTGAGGCCGACAAGAACGCTTACACCCCCCGTCTGCGCAAGCACTACGACGAGGTGGTCCGCCAGAAGCTCATCGAGCAGTTCGGCTACAAGAACCCCATGCAGGTGCCGCAGATCGAGAAGATCGTCATCAACATGGGCGTCGGCGAGTCCACCGCCGACTCGAAGAAGGCCACGGTCGCCGCGGGCGATCTGGCGCTCATCGCCGGCCAGAAGCCGGTGATCACCCGGGCCCGGAAGGCCATCGCGACCTTCAAGGTCCGCGAGGGCATGCCGATCGGCTGCAAGGTGACCCTGCGCAAGCAGCGCATGTACGAGTTCATGGACCGCCTGATCACCATCGCGCTGCCGCGCGTGCGTGACTTCCGCGGCCTGAACCCGCGCTCGTTCGACGGTCGCGGCAACTACGCCCTGGGTCTCAAGGAGCACCTCGTGTTCCCGGAGATCTCCTACGACAAGGCGGAGCAGATGTGGGGCATGGACATCGTCGTGGCGACCTCCGCCAAGACCGATGAAGAGGCCAAGGCCCTGCTCGCCGCCTTCAAGTTCCCGTTCCGGCAGTGA
- the rpmC gene encoding 50S ribosomal protein L29 — protein MKSSNRLSDLKALSADQLNDELLNLKKEQFNLRFQGATGQLENVARVREVRRDIARVRTLQRQKTLETAKG, from the coding sequence GTGAAGTCGTCCAACCGACTGTCTGATCTGAAGGCCCTGTCGGCGGATCAGCTCAACGACGAGTTGCTCAACCTGAAGAAGGAGCAGTTCAACCTGCGCTTCCAGGGTGCCACGGGCCAGCTCGAGAACGTCGCCCGCGTCCGTGAGGTCCGCCGCGATATCGCCCGCGTGCGCACGCTCCAGCGTCAGAAGACGCTCGAGACCGCCAAGGGCTGA
- a CDS encoding 50S ribosomal protein L23: protein MSLDPRHYDVIVSPVITEKATNLTEQNKVVFRVAPKATKPQIKEAVEKLFDVKVTAVNTLVTKGKQKFFRGQRGQRSDVKKAIVTLAEGDSIDVTTGL from the coding sequence ATGAGTCTCGATCCGCGCCACTACGACGTGATCGTCTCCCCGGTCATCACCGAGAAGGCGACGAACCTCACCGAGCAGAACAAGGTCGTCTTCCGGGTCGCTCCGAAGGCCACCAAGCCGCAGATCAAGGAAGCGGTGGAGAAGCTGTTCGACGTCAAGGTCACGGCGGTGAACACCCTCGTGACCAAGGGCAAGCAGAAATTCTTCCGCGGGCAGCGCGGACAGCGTTCGGACGTGAAGAAGGCGATCGTTACCCTCGCCGAGGGTGACTCGATCGACGTCACGACCGGGCTCTGA
- the rplP gene encoding 50S ribosomal protein L16 gives MLQPKKTKFRKQFKGRIHGAAKGGFDLNFGTFGLKAMEPERVTARQIEAARRAITREMKRQGRVWIRVFPDLPVTSKPTEVRMGSGKGAPDYWAARVHPGRIMFEVDGVAEDIAREALRLGAAKLSVRTRIVTRIAD, from the coding sequence ATGCTGCAACCCAAGAAGACGAAGTTCCGCAAGCAGTTCAAGGGCCGCATCCACGGTGCGGCCAAGGGCGGCTTCGACCTGAACTTCGGGACCTTCGGCCTGAAGGCCATGGAGCCGGAGCGGGTCACCGCCCGGCAGATCGAGGCGGCCCGCCGCGCGATCACCCGCGAGATGAAGCGTCAGGGCCGCGTGTGGATCCGGGTGTTCCCGGACCTGCCCGTGACCTCGAAGCCGACCGAGGTCCGCATGGGCTCCGGTAAGGGCGCCCCGGACTACTGGGCCGCGCGCGTTCATCCCGGCCGCATCATGTTCGAGGTCGACGGCGTCGCCGAGGACATCGCCCGCGAGGCGCTCCGCCTCGGGGCCGCCAAGCTGTCGGTGCGCACGCGCATCGTCACCCGCATCGCCGACTAA
- a CDS encoding patatin-like phospholipase family protein — protein MKPRIALGLQGGGAYGAYGWGVIDRLLEEHIWISAVSGASAGALNGAALVSGLASGSDDGARTALERLWRATADRSPLRAWDWAGSLPPGAASWMGPWFEPWVDAWVEPWVDQALAFTRLYGGQVTRYFPAFREMRAWREAVAESVDFAALTAPRAIPLYVSATDVLTGAARLFTGEAIDEDALMASCCLPELFSAVEIDGRRYWDGGYVANPALDPLVFGGHGATDLIVVQLTPFVTDAVGERPEEVVKRASDISFNAGLMRELKTLTDLQSAVRMAASPSPRLRPILDINIHLLQAPAELASGSVDKYDTRWSTLCALRDLGRATAEAWLAERGHAIGAASSLTTLDEVFTGHRPRRAALSA, from the coding sequence ATGAAGCCACGGATCGCACTTGGTCTTCAGGGCGGCGGCGCCTACGGCGCCTACGGCTGGGGCGTCATCGACCGGCTCCTGGAGGAGCATATCTGGATCTCGGCGGTGAGCGGGGCGAGCGCGGGCGCCCTCAACGGGGCCGCCCTGGTCTCCGGCCTCGCCAGCGGCAGCGACGACGGGGCGCGCACGGCGCTGGAACGCCTCTGGCGCGCGACCGCCGACCGCTCGCCCCTGCGGGCCTGGGACTGGGCGGGTAGCCTTCCGCCCGGTGCCGCCTCCTGGATGGGGCCGTGGTTCGAGCCGTGGGTGGACGCCTGGGTCGAGCCCTGGGTGGACCAAGCCCTCGCCTTCACCCGGCTCTACGGCGGTCAGGTGACCCGCTACTTCCCGGCCTTCCGGGAGATGCGCGCGTGGCGGGAGGCGGTGGCGGAGAGCGTGGATTTCGCGGCGCTGACAGCGCCGCGCGCGATCCCGCTCTACGTCTCCGCGACGGACGTGCTCACGGGGGCGGCGCGCCTCTTCACGGGCGAGGCGATCGACGAGGACGCGCTGATGGCCTCGTGCTGCCTGCCGGAGCTGTTCTCGGCCGTCGAGATCGACGGGCGGCGCTACTGGGACGGGGGCTACGTCGCCAACCCGGCCCTCGACCCGCTGGTCTTCGGGGGCCACGGCGCGACCGACCTCATCGTGGTCCAGCTCACGCCCTTCGTCACCGACGCGGTCGGCGAGCGGCCCGAGGAGGTGGTGAAGCGGGCCAGCGACATCAGCTTCAACGCCGGCCTGATGCGCGAGTTGAAGACGCTGACCGACCTGCAATCCGCCGTGCGGATGGCCGCCTCCCCCTCCCCGCGCCTGCGGCCGATCCTCGACATCAACATCCACCTGCTGCAGGCGCCGGCCGAGCTCGCCTCCGGCTCCGTCGACAAGTACGACACGCGCTGGTCGACGCTCTGCGCGCTGCGCGATCTCGGCCGGGCGACCGCCGAGGCCTGGCTCGCCGAGCGGGGCCACGCGATCGGCGCGGCCTCCAGCCTGACGACCCTGGACGAGGTGTTCACCGGGCACCGGCCGCGTCGCGCGGCGCTGTCCGCCTGA
- the rpmD gene encoding 50S ribosomal protein L30: MADKTIRVEQIGSPIRREASQRATLVGLKLNKLHRVAELEDTPAVRGMIRKVAHLVRVLDGAA, translated from the coding sequence ATGGCTGACAAGACCATCCGCGTCGAGCAGATCGGTTCGCCGATCCGCCGCGAGGCCTCCCAGCGCGCGACGCTGGTCGGCCTGAAGCTCAACAAGCTGCATCGGGTCGCCGAGCTGGAAGACACTCCGGCCGTGCGCGGCATGATCCGCAAGGTCGCGCACCTCGTGCGCGTCCTCGACGGCGCTGCGTGA
- the rplR gene encoding 50S ribosomal protein L18 has protein sequence MSNKLIALQRRKIRVRKALRAAANGRPRLSVFRSSKQIYVQVIDDAQGKTLAAASSIDKALKGDLKTGADVAAATAVGKLVAERAKAAGVTKVIFDRSGYIYHGRVKALADAAREGGLEF, from the coding sequence ATGTCGAACAAGCTTATCGCCCTCCAGCGGCGCAAGATCCGCGTCCGGAAGGCCCTGCGGGCCGCCGCCAACGGCCGTCCGCGGCTCTCGGTGTTCCGCTCGTCGAAGCAGATCTACGTCCAGGTCATCGACGATGCCCAGGGCAAGACCCTCGCCGCCGCCTCGTCGATCGACAAGGCGCTCAAGGGCGATCTGAAGACCGGCGCCGACGTCGCCGCCGCCACCGCCGTGGGCAAGCTCGTCGCCGAGCGCGCCAAGGCGGCCGGCGTCACCAAGGTGATCTTCGACCGCTCGGGCTACATCTACCACGGCCGCGTCAAGGCCCTGGCGGATGCTGCCCGCGAGGGCGGCCTGGAGTTCTGA
- the rplF gene encoding 50S ribosomal protein L6 produces the protein MSRVGKKPVPVPSGVTATVDGQTVKMKGSKGELQFVVPSLVDVEFKDGAVSVQPKNQSKEARSLWGTSRAQVANLVEGVSKGFEKKLEITGVGYRAAMAGKALKLSLGYSHDIEYEIPAGITIVTPKPTEIVVSGIDRQRVGQVAAEIRDYRGPEPYKGKGVKYAGEFIFRKEGKKK, from the coding sequence ATGTCTCGCGTAGGCAAGAAGCCCGTCCCCGTCCCGTCCGGCGTGACGGCGACGGTCGACGGTCAGACCGTGAAGATGAAGGGGTCGAAGGGCGAGCTGCAGTTCGTCGTTCCGTCCCTGGTGGACGTGGAGTTCAAGGACGGCGCGGTCTCCGTGCAGCCCAAGAACCAGTCGAAGGAAGCCCGCTCGCTGTGGGGCACCTCGCGCGCCCAGGTGGCGAACCTCGTCGAGGGTGTCTCGAAGGGCTTCGAGAAGAAGCTGGAGATCACGGGCGTGGGCTACCGCGCCGCGATGGCCGGCAAGGCGCTCAAGCTGTCGCTCGGCTACAGCCACGACATCGAGTACGAGATCCCGGCCGGCATCACCATCGTGACGCCCAAGCCCACGGAGATCGTGGTCTCGGGCATCGATCGGCAGCGCGTCGGCCAGGTGGCCGCCGAGATCCGCGATTACCGCGGCCCCGAGCCCTACAAGGGCAAGGGCGTCAAGTACGCTGGCGAGTTCATCTTCCGCAAGGAAGGCAAGAAGAAGTAA
- the rpsQ gene encoding 30S ribosomal protein S17, which yields MPKRVLQGVVVSDKGEKTIVVKVERRFTHPVMKKTVRRSKNYHAHDEANTAHVGQTVFIEECRPYSKTKTWKLVEDQGAAVATAEA from the coding sequence ATGCCGAAGCGCGTATTGCAGGGCGTCGTCGTCAGCGACAAGGGCGAGAAGACCATCGTCGTGAAGGTGGAGCGCCGCTTCACCCACCCGGTGATGAAGAAGACCGTCCGCCGCTCGAAGAACTACCACGCCCACGACGAGGCCAACACGGCCCATGTCGGCCAGACGGTGTTCATCGAGGAGTGCCGCCCCTACTCGAAGACCAAGACCTGGAAGCTGGTCGAGGACCAGGGTGCTGCGGTCGCCACCGCCGAAGCCTGA
- the rplX gene encoding 50S ribosomal protein L24, whose translation MAAKIKKGDTVVVLTGRDKGRSGEVIQVLPKEDKALVRGINLVKKHQKQTQNQEGGIISKEAAIQLSNIAVADANGKPTRVGFRILEDGRKVRFAKSTGDQIDG comes from the coding sequence ATGGCCGCCAAGATCAAGAAGGGCGACACGGTCGTCGTCCTCACCGGCCGCGACAAGGGTCGCTCCGGCGAGGTGATCCAGGTCCTGCCGAAGGAGGACAAGGCCCTCGTTCGCGGCATCAACTTGGTGAAGAAGCACCAGAAGCAGACGCAGAACCAGGAAGGCGGGATCATCTCCAAGGAGGCCGCCATCCAGCTCTCCAACATCGCGGTGGCTGACGCCAACGGCAAGCCGACCCGCGTGGGTTTCCGCATCCTCGAGGACGGCCGCAAGGTCCGGTTCGCCAAGAGCACGGGGGATCAGATCGATGGCTGA
- the rplV gene encoding 50S ribosomal protein L22: protein MGKQATPRALPENEAKAVARMIRVSPQKLNLVAQLIRGKKVESALADLQFSRKRIATDVKKCLESAIANAENNHNLDVDDLIVSEAYVGKALVLKRFHARARGRGARILKPFSNLTIVVREVRAEAA, encoded by the coding sequence ATGGGCAAGCAGGCCACCCCCCGCGCGCTCCCCGAGAACGAGGCGAAGGCGGTCGCGCGGATGATCCGCGTCTCCCCGCAGAAGCTCAACCTCGTGGCGCAGCTGATCCGCGGCAAGAAGGTGGAGTCGGCGCTGGCCGACCTCCAGTTCTCGCGCAAGCGCATCGCGACCGACGTCAAGAAGTGCCTCGAGAGCGCCATCGCCAACGCCGAGAACAACCACAACCTCGACGTGGACGACCTGATCGTCTCCGAGGCCTATGTGGGCAAGGCGCTGGTTCTCAAGCGCTTCCACGCCCGCGCCCGCGGCCGCGGCGCGCGCATCCTGAAGCCCTTCTCGAACCTCACCATCGTGGTTCGGGAAGTCCGGGCCGAAGCGGCCTGA